In the genome of Desulfomonilia bacterium, one region contains:
- a CDS encoding conjugal transfer protein TrbL family protein translates to MFIWDFAADTVLKQILDWVYGQIIGFLGNFFSAMGNMGADLFEMTWVNSIVLFFFYLAWALYGTGLVVSVFECGIEYQSGRGSIKDTALNILKGFLAVGLFSTVPVELYKLSVSLQSSFTAGITGYGSGVDTLAGNIISQLSSAGSLDSAGTAGVFGGAGSTINPIMMLFILIMMGYAVIKVFFANLKRGGILLIQIAVGSLYMFSVPRGYLDGFVSWCKQIIGLCLTAFLQSTILIAGLMVIKDHVLLGLGLMLAAGEIPRIAGAFGLDTSTKANLMSAVYTAQTAVNMTRTVVKAVAAK, encoded by the coding sequence ATGTTTATATGGGACTTTGCAGCCGATACCGTGCTGAAACAGATTCTGGATTGGGTCTATGGTCAGATCATTGGCTTTCTCGGCAACTTTTTTTCTGCTATGGGTAATATGGGCGCCGATCTGTTCGAAATGACCTGGGTGAACTCCATTGTCCTGTTCTTTTTCTATCTGGCTTGGGCGCTATACGGCACAGGGTTGGTGGTATCCGTCTTTGAGTGCGGCATCGAGTATCAGTCCGGCCGAGGAAGCATTAAGGACACAGCGCTCAACATTCTCAAGGGCTTTCTGGCGGTGGGGTTGTTTTCCACGGTACCGGTGGAGCTGTATAAGCTCTCCGTTTCCCTGCAGAGCAGTTTCACAGCCGGCATTACCGGATATGGCTCCGGCGTTGATACTCTCGCGGGTAACATCATCAGCCAGCTGTCCTCGGCTGGAAGCCTGGACAGCGCAGGGACAGCCGGCGTGTTTGGAGGCGCCGGAAGCACAATCAACCCGATCATGATGCTGTTTATTCTTATTATGATGGGCTATGCAGTGATCAAGGTTTTTTTCGCCAACCTCAAGCGTGGCGGTATCCTGCTCATCCAAATAGCTGTAGGCAGCCTTTATATGTTTAGTGTTCCGAGAGGCTATCTGGACGGTTTTGTCAGCTGGTGCAAGCAGATCATCGGCCTGTGCCTTACGGCCTTCCTCCAGTCCACAATCCTCATAGCAGGTCTGATGGTAATCAAAGACCACGTTCTGCTGGGGCTGGGGTTGATGTTGGCAGCCGGAGAAATCCCCCGCATCGCCGGAGCCTTTGGACTGGATACCAGCACCAAGGCCAACCTCATGAGTGCGGTATATACCGCTCAGACCGCCGTCAATATGACACGCACTGTGGTAAAGGCGGTGGCTGCGAAATGA